GGCGACGTACGACACGTCGACGGGGTGGTCGCCGCCGGCCACGTGGATGACGCCCTCCAGCTGGCCGCCGGGGCGGCAGTTCGGATTCGTCAGCACGGTTTCCACGGACGGGCCACCCACACCCATCGCCTGCATGAGCCGCTTGAAGACCACGACACCCTCCACAACCTGTTCGGTACGCCGACGTCGCCGGCGGGCCGGCCGTGCGGGCCGACCGCTGGCACGGTAACCGCCTGCGGCAACCAGCGCTCGGCGACGAGTCGGCCACGCTGAGCAGGGCATCGACGGAATTCGTGTCGGGTCCCCGATCGCCTCACTCCCGTTTCACGCCCCGCCCGCCAAGCTGTGTGTCACACCGGCACCACTGGGCCGGATCCAACGGCACAGACGTGGACACGGGGAGAGACTGAGATGGCCCTGCAGATGACGGAGCACCGGACGCGCCCGGCCGGCACCACCGAGGCCGCGAGCGCCACCGACACCCTGACCGACCTCGACGCCACCGACGAGCGCGGCGTCTCCACGGACCTGGTCCGGGCATACCTGAACGGGATCGGCCGGACGAAGCTGCTGACCGCCGCCCAGGAGGTCGACCTCGCCAAGCGGATCGAGGCCGGCCTGTTCGCCGAGGAGAAACTGGCGACCTGCACCCCCGTCTCGACGGAGCTGCGGGCCGACCTGGAGCTGATCGTCGCGCAGGGCCGCGCCGCGAAGGACCACCTGCTGGAGGCGAACCTGCGCCTGGTCGTGAGCATCGCCAAGCGGTACACCGGTCGCGGGATGGCCTTCCTCGACCTGATCCAGGAGGGCAACCTCGGCCTGATCCGCGCGGTCGAGAAGTTCGACTACGCCAAGGGCTACAAGTTCTCCACGTACGCCACCTGGTGGATCCGGCAGGCGATCACCCGGGCCATGGCCGACCAGGCCCGCACCATCCGCATCCCGGTCCACATGGTCGAGCAGGTCAACCGCATGGTCCGGGCCCGCCGCGAGCTCTCCGTCTCGCTGGGCCGCGAGCCCACCGTCGCCGAGGTCGCCCGGGCCATGGACATCCCGGAGTTCCAGGTCATCGAGCTGATCTCGTACGACCGGGAGCCGGTGAGCCTCGACCAGGCGGTCGGTGAGGACGGCGAGAGCGCGCTCGGCGACTTCGTCGCCGCCGTCGACCCGAGCGCCGAGCCGGGCGACGCCGCCGCGCAGGGCGAGCTGCGCAACGAGGTGAGCATCGTGCTCTCCTCCCTCTCCCAG
The nucleotide sequence above comes from Micromonospora sp. M71_S20. Encoded proteins:
- the sigB gene encoding RNA polymerase sigma factor SigB, which encodes MALQMTEHRTRPAGTTEAASATDTLTDLDATDERGVSTDLVRAYLNGIGRTKLLTAAQEVDLAKRIEAGLFAEEKLATCTPVSTELRADLELIVAQGRAAKDHLLEANLRLVVSIAKRYTGRGMAFLDLIQEGNLGLIRAVEKFDYAKGYKFSTYATWWIRQAITRAMADQARTIRIPVHMVEQVNRMVRARRELSVSLGREPTVAEVARAMDIPEFQVIELISYDREPVSLDQAVGEDGESALGDFVAAVDPSAEPGDAAAQGELRNEVSIVLSSLSQREQAVIRLRFGLDDGRQRTLDEVGREFGLSRERIRQIEKVTLLKLRDPERAQRLEAYAC